From the Roseibium salinum genome, one window contains:
- a CDS encoding aldo/keto reductase, which yields MEYRNLGRSGLKVPALSFGAGTFGGSGPLFGAWGNTDVGEASRLVDICLEAGVNLFDTADVYSDGASEEVLGAALKGRRDAVLISTKAGLPMGEGPNDAGTSRFRLIRSVEDALRRLGTDYIDILQLHAFDAFTPVEEVLATLDTLVRGGKVRYVGVSNFAGWQIMKSLAAAEKHGWPRYVANQVYYSLVGRDYEWDLMPLGADQGLGALVWSPLGWGRLTGKVRRGAPLPETSRLHETAGFGPPVEDEYLYGVVDVLEGIAGETGKTVPQVTLNWLLQRPTVSSVIIGARNEDQLRQNLGAVGWSLTDEQIGRLDAASAVTAPYPHFPYRRQEGFARLNPPLAG from the coding sequence ATGGAATACCGCAATCTCGGCCGATCGGGCCTCAAAGTGCCGGCCTTGAGCTTCGGCGCCGGGACGTTCGGCGGCTCCGGGCCGCTGTTCGGCGCATGGGGCAACACCGACGTGGGCGAGGCGAGCCGGCTGGTCGACATCTGCCTGGAAGCCGGGGTCAACCTGTTCGATACCGCTGACGTCTACTCGGACGGGGCGTCGGAGGAAGTGCTCGGGGCAGCGCTCAAGGGAAGACGTGACGCGGTGCTGATTTCGACCAAGGCCGGCCTGCCGATGGGCGAGGGGCCGAACGACGCGGGCACTTCGCGTTTCCGGCTGATCCGGTCCGTCGAGGACGCGCTGAGGCGGCTCGGCACCGATTACATCGACATTCTCCAGCTTCACGCCTTCGACGCTTTCACGCCGGTGGAAGAGGTGCTTGCCACGCTGGACACGCTGGTGCGCGGCGGCAAGGTCCGCTATGTCGGCGTCTCCAACTTTGCCGGCTGGCAGATCATGAAATCGCTGGCCGCCGCGGAGAAGCACGGCTGGCCGCGCTATGTCGCCAACCAGGTCTATTATTCGCTCGTCGGCCGCGACTATGAATGGGACCTGATGCCGCTCGGCGCCGATCAGGGGCTGGGCGCGCTGGTCTGGAGCCCGCTCGGCTGGGGCCGCCTTACGGGCAAGGTCAGACGCGGGGCGCCGCTGCCCGAGACGAGCCGGCTGCACGAAACGGCAGGTTTCGGGCCTCCCGTCGAAGACGAATACCTTTACGGGGTCGTCGATGTTCTGGAGGGGATCGCCGGGGAAACCGGGAAAACCGTGCCGCAGGTGACGCTCAACTGGCTCCTGCAGCGGCCGACAGTGTCCTCCGTCATCATCGGCGCGCGCAACGAGGATCAACTCCGCCAGAACCTCGGCGCCGTCGGCTGGTCGCTGACGGACGAGCAGATCGGCCGTCTCGATGCCGCCAGCGCGGTGACTGCGCCCTATCCGCATTTTCCGTACCGGCGGCAGGAGGGCTTTGCCCGGCTGAACCCGCCGCTGGCCGGATAG
- a CDS encoding multidrug effflux MFS transporter, protein MQIGFVRSAVVLGLLAVVGPFAIDLYLPAMPEIVRDLETDDAAVHMTFTVYFIAFGVAQLVYGPLADRFGRKAPVYLGLLVFIAGSALCATAADVSALTLGRFIQALGAAAPMVIVRAVVRDLHTGTQATRLMALVMLVISISPMLAPLTGSIIIQFGSWRMIFAALGVIALAAMVLMALQLPETLPADRRSRIDPAAMIRSALYLLRDGKFMGLTLIAGFSLASFFVFLAAAPLVYMTEYQLTPTTFSLVFALNAVGFFASSQFAASLGQRYGMARVALLAVCGFAAATSLLFVLVWNGIDDLPVLMALLFIGNTCLGQVIAPTMVMAMEEHGEHAGMAASLGGTFQMVAGGVMILVCSPFFDRTPLPLTGAVATCALTALVIALLTLRPAREGNAPA, encoded by the coding sequence ATGCAGATCGGTTTCGTGCGCTCCGCAGTCGTGCTGGGGCTTCTCGCTGTCGTGGGCCCGTTTGCCATCGACCTCTATCTTCCCGCAATGCCCGAGATCGTGCGGGACCTTGAGACGGACGACGCAGCCGTCCATATGACCTTCACGGTCTATTTCATCGCCTTCGGCGTCGCCCAGCTGGTCTACGGGCCGCTGGCCGACCGGTTCGGCCGCAAGGCGCCGGTCTATCTCGGTCTTCTTGTCTTCATTGCCGGTTCGGCTCTTTGCGCAACCGCCGCGGATGTCTCCGCGCTGACACTCGGCCGGTTCATCCAGGCGCTCGGCGCCGCCGCACCGATGGTGATCGTGCGCGCAGTGGTGCGCGACCTTCACACCGGCACGCAGGCCACCCGGCTGATGGCGCTGGTCATGCTGGTGATCAGCATTTCGCCGATGCTCGCGCCGCTGACCGGCAGCATCATCATCCAGTTCGGCAGTTGGCGGATGATCTTCGCCGCACTCGGCGTCATCGCCCTGGCAGCCATGGTGCTCATGGCGCTGCAGCTGCCCGAAACCCTGCCGGCGGACCGCCGCAGCCGCATCGACCCGGCCGCGATGATCCGCAGCGCCCTTTATCTGCTGCGCGACGGCAAGTTCATGGGCCTGACGCTGATCGCCGGCTTTTCGCTGGCCAGCTTCTTCGTGTTCCTCGCGGCCGCTCCCCTGGTCTATATGACCGAGTACCAGCTGACCCCGACGACCTTCAGCCTCGTCTTCGCGCTCAATGCGGTCGGCTTCTTCGCCTCCTCGCAATTTGCCGCCTCGCTCGGACAGCGCTACGGCATGGCCCGGGTCGCGCTGCTGGCGGTCTGCGGCTTCGCGGCGGCAACATCGCTCCTGTTCGTTCTGGTCTGGAACGGCATCGACGACCTGCCGGTGCTGATGGCCCTGCTCTTCATCGGCAATACCTGCCTTGGCCAGGTCATCGCGCCGACCATGGTCATGGCCATGGAAGAACACGGCGAGCATGCCGGCATGGCCGCCTCTCTCGGCGGCACGTTCCAGATGGTTGCCGGCGGTGTCATGATCCTTGTTTGCAGCCCGTTCTTCGACCGCACGCCGCTGCCGCTGACCGGGGCTGTCGCCACCTGCGCACTGACGGCCCTCGTCATCGCCCTCCTGACCCTGCGCCCGGCCCGGGAAGGCAACGCCCCCGCCTGA
- a CDS encoding pyridoxal-phosphate dependent enzyme, with product MKTVKNPWRDNGLPEQAGLAQGRVSEDADGAHALYGQCPKAAPTPLLNASALASGFGIAALHIKDERGRMGLGSFKALGAAYAIAREASRKVAEGAAGSLETALQGMTFACASAGNHGLSLAAGAPLFGAQAAVFVSETVPEAFALRLRQKGARVIRAGQTYEDSMAEAQRQARDFGWHLLPDSTWPGLTEPGRDVMEGYLIMGSEIAGQLDEPPTHVFLQAGVGGLAAACAVSARRTWGDRVTIVVVEPDRAPALQASIEAGRPVTAPGPVSIMGRLDCKEPSHLALGYLAEEADWFAAISDEDASDTVAMLAEHGLSTTPSGAAGISALHHAGDAFEALGLTPRSRVLCYLSEGPEDG from the coding sequence ATGAAGACAGTCAAGAATCCGTGGCGGGACAACGGCCTGCCCGAACAGGCCGGCCTGGCGCAGGGACGCGTGTCGGAGGACGCCGACGGCGCGCACGCTCTCTATGGCCAATGCCCGAAGGCCGCGCCAACCCCGCTGCTGAACGCCTCCGCACTTGCCTCAGGGTTTGGCATCGCGGCCCTTCACATCAAGGACGAACGCGGCCGCATGGGCCTTGGCAGCTTCAAGGCCCTGGGGGCGGCCTATGCCATTGCCAGAGAGGCGAGCCGCAAGGTCGCGGAAGGCGCTGCCGGCTCGCTGGAAACGGCGCTGCAGGGCATGACCTTTGCCTGTGCGAGCGCCGGCAACCACGGCCTGTCGCTCGCCGCCGGCGCACCTCTCTTCGGCGCTCAGGCCGCAGTCTTCGTATCGGAAACGGTGCCGGAGGCCTTTGCCCTGCGCCTGCGGCAGAAAGGCGCCAGGGTCATCCGCGCCGGGCAAACCTATGAAGACAGCATGGCCGAGGCGCAGCGCCAGGCGCGCGACTTCGGCTGGCACCTCCTTCCCGACAGCACATGGCCCGGCCTGACGGAGCCCGGCCGCGACGTGATGGAGGGCTACCTGATCATGGGAAGCGAGATCGCCGGGCAGCTCGACGAACCGCCCACCCACGTGTTCCTGCAGGCCGGCGTCGGCGGGCTGGCGGCCGCCTGTGCGGTCAGCGCCCGCCGAACATGGGGCGACCGGGTGACGATTGTCGTCGTGGAACCGGACCGCGCCCCCGCGCTTCAGGCCAGCATCGAAGCCGGCCGGCCGGTCACCGCGCCCGGCCCCGTTTCCATCATGGGCCGCCTCGACTGCAAGGAGCCCTCGCATCTGGCGCTCGGCTACCTGGCTGAGGAAGCCGACTGGTTCGCCGCCATTTCGGACGAAGACGCTTCGGACACCGTTGCGATGCTGGCGGAACACGGCCTGTCCACGACCCCCTCGGGCGCGGCGGGCATTTCCGCCCTGCATCACGCGGGTGATGCGTTCGAAGCCCTTGGCCTGACGCCGCGCTCCCGTGTCCTGTGCTATCTGTCGGAAGGCCCGGAAGATGGTTGA
- a CDS encoding esterase-like activity of phytase family protein — protein sequence MAKLRGRLLKGVSLAVLFGFVAVPAAQAEYFERVNTYPVYKTLPEGADPSTQTVAEIISASKDGRTLVFTDSPGEAVVFVNAANPLHLRPIGRVDLGGEPTSVSVGAHAAYAGVNTSENYVAPSGHLAVIALDGTGISATCDAKGQPDSVAISPDGRFVAVAIENERDEDLNDGVIPQMPAGHLAIFELDDSGAPVNCDAVRVVDLTGLADVAPADPEPEFVAINAQNQAVVTLQENNHIAVVDLASGEIVTHFSAGSASAENIPVSKARMSDASGSIGDVAREPDAVAWLDNERFVTANEGDYQGGSRGFTIWNAKGEVLFDSGNRMEHLGMAHGHYPAKRAAKKGTEPEGVAVGTFGGDKLIFVNSERGNFVAVFRDTGREPEFVQFLPTHVGPEGLLAIPNRDLFAVANEVDEDGVRSHVSLYQFGADAPSYPSITSGMDPERHAPFGWGALSALAADPQDSGMLYAVSDSFYDEARIYTLDIASTPAKITSYAAVQGASQAKLDLEGISVAADGGFWLASEGNPDKDMQHLLLKVAADGSVQEEITLPEALVAQSQRFSFEGVAEFEMNGETLVAVAVQREWKDDPKGMVKLAIYNPAGASWGFVHYPLDAPKSAAGGWVGLSEIVSMGGGRFAVLERDNQGGENAALKQITTISLDGVTPAAHGEALPVLEKHLAMDILPALAEGRGWVLDKPEGLAITADGRLILVTDNDGVDDAPGETRLIDLGPASRLN from the coding sequence ATGGCAAAACTTCGTGGCCGCCTGCTGAAGGGCGTCAGCCTTGCTGTTTTATTCGGCTTTGTGGCCGTTCCGGCGGCGCAGGCCGAGTATTTCGAGCGCGTCAATACCTATCCCGTCTACAAGACGCTGCCTGAAGGGGCGGATCCTTCAACGCAGACCGTTGCCGAGATCATTTCCGCATCCAAGGACGGCCGCACGCTGGTCTTCACCGACAGCCCGGGAGAGGCGGTCGTGTTCGTCAACGCCGCCAACCCGCTGCACCTGCGGCCGATCGGCCGCGTGGATCTCGGCGGCGAGCCGACTTCCGTTTCCGTCGGTGCGCACGCCGCCTATGCGGGCGTCAACACGAGCGAGAATTACGTTGCCCCGTCCGGCCACTTGGCGGTCATCGCCCTGGACGGCACGGGCATCAGTGCGACCTGCGATGCCAAGGGCCAGCCGGACAGCGTTGCGATCTCCCCGGACGGCAGGTTCGTTGCCGTCGCCATCGAGAACGAGCGCGACGAGGATCTGAATGACGGCGTGATCCCGCAAATGCCGGCCGGTCACCTGGCGATCTTCGAGCTCGACGACAGCGGCGCTCCGGTCAATTGCGACGCCGTGCGCGTCGTCGACTTGACCGGCCTTGCCGATGTGGCGCCGGCGGATCCGGAGCCGGAATTCGTCGCCATCAACGCGCAGAACCAGGCCGTCGTCACCCTGCAGGAAAACAACCACATCGCCGTCGTCGACCTGGCCAGCGGTGAAATCGTCACGCACTTTTCCGCAGGATCGGCATCGGCGGAGAACATTCCGGTTTCCAAGGCGCGCATGAGCGATGCTTCCGGCTCGATCGGCGATGTCGCGCGCGAGCCGGATGCGGTTGCCTGGCTCGATAACGAGCGTTTCGTCACCGCCAACGAGGGCGACTATCAAGGCGGGTCGCGCGGCTTCACCATCTGGAACGCAAAGGGCGAGGTGCTGTTCGACAGCGGCAATCGGATGGAACACCTGGGCATGGCCCACGGCCACTATCCGGCAAAACGCGCGGCCAAGAAGGGCACCGAGCCGGAGGGCGTCGCGGTCGGCACGTTCGGCGGCGACAAGCTGATCTTCGTCAATTCCGAGCGCGGCAATTTCGTCGCCGTTTTCCGCGACACCGGCAGGGAGCCGGAATTCGTCCAGTTCCTGCCGACCCATGTGGGGCCGGAAGGCCTGCTGGCGATCCCGAACCGGGATCTTTTCGCCGTCGCCAACGAAGTGGATGAAGACGGCGTGCGGTCTCATGTCTCGCTCTACCAGTTCGGTGCAGACGCTCCGTCCTATCCGTCCATCACGTCCGGCATGGACCCGGAACGCCACGCTCCGTTCGGCTGGGGCGCGCTTTCGGCCCTCGCCGCCGATCCGCAGGATTCAGGCATGCTCTATGCGGTCAGCGACAGCTTCTATGACGAGGCCCGCATCTACACGCTGGACATTGCCTCCACACCCGCGAAGATTACATCCTATGCGGCCGTCCAGGGCGCCAGCCAGGCGAAACTCGACCTGGAAGGCATCTCCGTTGCCGCGGACGGCGGCTTCTGGCTGGCGTCGGAAGGCAATCCGGACAAGGACATGCAGCACCTGCTGCTGAAGGTCGCCGCGGACGGCTCCGTGCAGGAGGAGATCACGCTGCCAGAAGCGCTGGTCGCACAGTCTCAGCGCTTTTCCTTCGAGGGCGTGGCCGAGTTCGAGATGAACGGCGAGACCCTGGTCGCGGTCGCCGTTCAGCGCGAATGGAAGGATGATCCGAAGGGCATGGTGAAGCTCGCCATCTACAATCCGGCCGGGGCCTCCTGGGGCTTCGTCCACTATCCGCTCGATGCGCCGAAAAGCGCTGCCGGCGGCTGGGTGGGCCTGTCGGAGATCGTCTCCATGGGCGGCGGCCGGTTCGCCGTGCTGGAGCGCGACAACCAGGGCGGCGAGAATGCGGCCCTCAAGCAGATCACCACGATCTCCCTGGACGGCGTGACCCCGGCCGCCCATGGCGAAGCGCTTCCGGTTCTGGAAAAGCACCTTGCCATGGACATCCTACCGGCGCTGGCAGAGGGCAGGGGCTGGGTGCTGGACAAGCCGGAAGGCCTGGCGATCACCGCGGACGGGCGCCTCATCCTGGTGACCGACAATGACGGTGTCGACGATGCTCCGGGCGAAACCCGGTTGATCGACCTCGGCCCGGCATCGCGGCTGAACTGA
- a CDS encoding mechanosensitive ion channel family protein: MDLDDVVSNVSAWARVFFADLMTPWFLYQVGIVAVLFLIAVLLDRKVEPVLEERAREIRGHPSLLRVIVALLRRVEWILFSLFLFITLTVMRATTWPSRSHLVSIVLSLSLAWLFVSVLSRVIRNRLVARTLGWLAWIYAALVILNIDDEAAMFLDSYALPLGQLRLSALTMLKAAVLLIATMWLAVVIGRFLDEQVQKSEELTPAIRVLIGKVVKITLVLIGGVVALSSVGIDLSALTVFSGAVGLGLGFGLQKVISNFISGIIILLDKSIKPGDTISLEDTFGWIRELRARFVSVVTRDGREYLIPNEDFITHRVINWSFSDEMVRVDVDFGVSYDSDPHKVSKLAIAAAKTVGRVEADRSPVCWLTGFGDSSLNFVLRFWIHDPQQGLTNVRGRVLLALWDTFQEHGIRIPYPHREVIMKPSGDTRFGAEPEPAKEQPAD; encoded by the coding sequence ATGGATTTGGACGATGTCGTAAGCAATGTCTCGGCCTGGGCGCGCGTGTTCTTCGCGGACCTGATGACGCCCTGGTTCCTGTACCAGGTGGGGATCGTCGCCGTCCTGTTCCTGATCGCCGTTCTGCTGGACCGGAAGGTCGAACCGGTCCTGGAGGAAAGGGCCCGCGAGATCAGGGGGCATCCAAGCCTGCTCAGGGTCATCGTTGCGCTGCTCAGGCGGGTCGAGTGGATCCTTTTTTCCCTGTTCCTGTTCATCACGCTGACCGTCATGCGCGCCACTACATGGCCGAGCCGCAGCCATCTCGTTTCCATCGTCCTGTCGCTGTCGCTCGCCTGGTTGTTCGTCTCCGTGCTGTCGCGGGTGATCCGCAACCGCCTCGTGGCGCGCACCCTCGGCTGGCTGGCCTGGATCTATGCCGCCCTCGTCATCCTCAATATCGACGACGAGGCGGCGATGTTCCTGGACAGCTACGCCCTGCCCCTCGGCCAGTTGCGCCTGTCGGCCCTGACGATGCTCAAGGCGGCGGTCCTTTTGATCGCAACCATGTGGCTCGCCGTGGTGATCGGCCGGTTTCTCGACGAACAGGTTCAAAAGTCGGAGGAGCTGACACCCGCCATCCGCGTCCTCATCGGCAAGGTGGTGAAGATCACCCTGGTGCTGATCGGCGGCGTGGTCGCCCTGTCCTCCGTCGGCATCGACCTTTCCGCGCTGACGGTCTTTTCCGGCGCGGTCGGCCTCGGCCTCGGCTTCGGCCTGCAGAAGGTGATCTCGAATTTCATCTCCGGCATCATCATCCTGCTCGACAAGTCGATAAAGCCGGGAGACACGATCTCGCTGGAGGACACGTTCGGCTGGATCCGCGAATTGCGGGCGCGGTTCGTCTCCGTCGTCACCCGCGACGGCCGGGAATACCTGATCCCGAACGAGGACTTCATCACACACCGTGTCATCAACTGGTCGTTCAGCGACGAGATGGTCCGGGTCGACGTCGATTTCGGCGTCTCCTACGATTCCGATCCGCACAAGGTCAGCAAGCTGGCCATTGCCGCCGCCAAGACGGTGGGCCGGGTCGAGGCCGACCGCAGCCCGGTCTGCTGGCTCACCGGTTTCGGCGACTCCTCGCTCAATTTCGTGCTGCGCTTCTGGATCCACGATCCCCAGCAGGGCCTCACCAATGTGCGCGGCCGGGTGCTGCTCGCCCTGTGGGACACGTTCCAGGAACACGGCATCCGCATCCCCTACCCGCATCGCGAGGTCATCATGAAGCCGTCCGGAGACACCCGCTTCGGCGCAGAGCCGGAGCCTGCGAAAGAGCAGCCGGCGGACTGA
- a CDS encoding LysR family transcriptional regulator, translating into MARSEINRSGEMEVFVEVVQQGGFSAAARACRMTPSAVSKLVARLESRLGVRLVNRSTRALQLTAEGCAFYERAARILADIEDAERSAGAGEDPVGRIRLNTSASYATHVLAPILPMFLELHPGITLDLVQTDMVVDLLAERTDVAVRAGPLKSSSLVARRLGDTAMVIVAAPAYLDRFGEPKTIDDLERHNRLGFGYVRTVDGWPLKTGDTTTTLPAVGRVQASDGEALRRLALGGSGLARLARFTVQGDIAAGRLVPVLEHLNPGDREAFHAIHIGQGGPLPSRVRALLDFLAEHGRVS; encoded by the coding sequence ATGGCACGCTCCGAAATCAACCGCTCCGGGGAAATGGAGGTTTTCGTCGAGGTCGTCCAGCAGGGCGGTTTTTCCGCCGCCGCACGAGCCTGTAGGATGACGCCATCGGCGGTCAGCAAGCTCGTCGCCCGGCTGGAATCGCGGCTCGGCGTGCGGCTGGTCAACCGCTCGACACGCGCCCTGCAACTCACCGCGGAGGGCTGCGCCTTCTATGAACGCGCGGCGCGCATCCTCGCCGATATCGAGGATGCCGAACGCAGCGCCGGGGCCGGAGAAGACCCTGTCGGCCGCATCCGCCTCAACACGAGCGCGTCCTATGCCACCCATGTCCTGGCGCCGATCCTGCCGATGTTTCTGGAGCTCCATCCCGGCATCACGCTCGACCTCGTCCAGACCGATATGGTCGTGGATCTGCTGGCGGAGCGCACGGACGTGGCGGTGCGGGCAGGCCCGCTCAAGAGTTCAAGCCTCGTTGCCCGCAGGCTCGGCGACACGGCCATGGTCATCGTCGCGGCGCCGGCCTATCTCGACCGTTTCGGCGAGCCGAAGACGATCGACGACCTTGAGAGACACAACAGGCTGGGATTCGGTTATGTGCGGACGGTCGACGGCTGGCCGCTGAAAACCGGCGACACCACCACCACGCTCCCGGCGGTCGGCCGCGTGCAGGCGAGCGACGGCGAGGCGCTGCGCAGGCTCGCGCTCGGCGGCAGCGGGCTCGCCCGCCTTGCGCGCTTCACGGTGCAGGGCGACATTGCCGCCGGGCGTCTCGTGCCGGTGCTGGAGCATCTCAATCCCGGCGACCGGGAAGCCTTTCACGCCATCCATATCGGCCAGGGCGGCCCGCTGCCCTCGCGGGTCAGGGCGCTGCTCGACTTTCTGGCGGAGCACGGCAGGGTATCTTGA